The region GTAATAAGATTATGAATAACTAGGGATAAGGAGAGGATTTTATAATGGATAAGTATGTCTGCACAGCTTGCGGCTATGTTTATGACCCTTCAGAAGGAGACCCCGACAGCGGTATAGAGCCGGGAACCGCTTTTCAAGACCTTCCCGAAGATTGGGTATGCCCTATTTGCGGAGTAGGAAAAGACATGTTTGAAAAGGCATGATGCATAACATTATGGGGTATTCATCGGTGTATATCTTCACATTAAATATACATAAAATATACATAATTTATGATACAAGTTATGCGATAGATTATAACCTGGGAGGAGAATTATGGCAGAGGATTTAGGCCGTAAAGATATATGTAATTGGGCCGAGTTGTTTGATATGACCTTTGAATATCTGACCTTTCTTTTAGAGGTTGAAGATATAAAACCCGACCTCGTTATTAAAACCACGCTGGATATTCTGATTAACGCAGGATATAATTATACATTTGACGAGGTTGAGGAAGAGTATTATAAATGTTTATAATGAGCCACTACTGCCAGAACTGCAATAATGCAGTTCTGGCACCCACTTATAGTATATATTGTATATCTTATCTCTTATCTTATCTCTTTACTCAACTATAAGCACTTCATATGTCTTTATTTCAGGTACGGTAAATTTAATTAATCCATTTTTCCGGCTGAAGGGAATATCAATAGCCGTTTTACCAGCGGTAATACACTTCAGGCTTTTTACTTCTTTTAAATTTGCCTTAACTGCTTGAATATCAGCTAAATTTAATGTTATTTCCACATTGTTCAAGGGTATGACCCTTTCAATAGGTCTTACCATTTCACCTGTCATATTAATAATGTGGAGTATATATCTATCTTTATCTTCCTGGTACCTAAGTACCATCTCTACACTTCCCGGAGCATCGGTAATTATCAGGGGTACGCTCAGTTTGTTTATAATATTTTCAATAAGCTTGCGGTGGTCCGGGTTAGTCTTTGCATTATAGATTTCGCCTATAGTACCTGATATATATACGCTTTCTCCATCTCCATACCTTGCATGGACAATACAGGGATATGATAAGCCTGGGAGGGGTTCATATCTTCCTTTCATAGGTTCCAAAGCTTCAGCCAATTTAACTACACCCTTAGCTGGAATAAACCTTATTGCATAGTTGGTAAAAGGTATAATATCCGCACTTATACCCTCACCTGCCCATTGCGCCCTGTCTATCCTCATAAAATCAGTTCCGGATACAGGGTATTCAACCAATGCTTCAAATTTTTCAATTCCCATTACATCTGCGAGGATAGGTTTTTCAAAGAACCTTCCTTTTTCGTCGAAAAAGCCCGTATCAAAGGTTGAAATTAATTTTCCCCCGTTGGCAACAAATTTTCTTATACCTTCTGCCGTTTCACTGCTCATACAACCGCAAGTAGGAAGTATTAAAAGCTCATACTTTGATAAGCTTCCATCTGTAATGCTATATTCATCTACAACATCAAATTGTATATGGGAACGGGTAAGGATCTCATAAAACCCCATGAAAGCCTTATAATGATTGCCATGTTTTTCAATACCCTTTGTTCCTGCCGTTCTATTTGTCCCTGAAACTTTTGCAACTTCAGCAAAATCCGATATTCCTATATATGATGAATAATAATTGGCACTGTCCATAGACCACATGATAGCTACTTTGCTTACCGGTTTGGTGTTGCTGTAATATTCCTCATTTCTTGCAAGGAAACTGTTAAATTCTTTGGCAGCTCTTCCTCCTGGTGTATCCATGATATATGTCGGTGCATGAATGCCGTACCAAACGTTAGCACCGTTAGCAACTGATTGGGCATACAGTATTTTTGTTTCTTCAGCAGTATGCATGTAATAGGAATGAGGCTTGTGGTCTCCTGCTATAAATATTACTGTGGGCTTTCCCTTTGCCTGAGCTTCAATACATTTAGCCATGGAACTTGCATGCCACAGCGTGGTGTTTTTATCTACCCAGACAAACCCCCCT is a window of Bacillota bacterium DNA encoding:
- a CDS encoding beta-galactosidase trimerization domain-containing protein, with amino-acid sequence MKWWEKPLRIAAVQCNYGEDSLSILKNHVIPGDFNTEQLLHLMAEGHMASYEEDVHGSRLDEYLEKAHKNNIRVIVYWNVHSMQKRYRDSNPEWVQRDKNNDEVTAYETHYLLCINSEWYETYSENLKKLCKHNIDGIFLDGPVVTAGGCFCSACSKKFEEKYNKPIKDASYQEMLNFKVDSVTEFVRKTNAIVKNINPDILLYLNNSALRADVTGSNTRKVEPWVDMIGAEGGFVWVDKNTTLWHASSMAKCIEAQAKGKPTVIFIAGDHKPHSYYMHTAEETKILYAQSVANGANVWYGIHAPTYIMDTPGGRAAKEFNSFLARNEEYYSNTKPVSKVAIMWSMDSANYYSSYIGISDFAEVAKVSGTNRTAGTKGIEKHGNHYKAFMGFYEILTRSHIQFDVVDEYSITDGSLSKYELLILPTCGCMSSETAEGIRKFVANGGKLISTFDTGFFDEKGRFFEKPILADVMGIEKFEALVEYPVSGTDFMRIDRAQWAGEGISADIIPFTNYAIRFIPAKGVVKLAEALEPMKGRYEPLPGLSYPCIVHARYGDGESVYISGTIGEIYNAKTNPDHRKLIENIINKLSVPLIITDAPGSVEMVLRYQEDKDRYILHIINMTGEMVRPIERVIPLNNVEITLNLADIQAVKANLKEVKSLKCITAGKTAIDIPFSRKNGLIKFTVPEIKTYEVLIVE
- a CDS encoding rubredoxin; the protein is MDKYVCTACGYVYDPSEGDPDSGIEPGTAFQDLPEDWVCPICGVGKDMFEKA